TCGACCTTGGCGCGGCCCGCCACGGCATCGATCGCCGCAGAGCCGGTGTCGCCCGAAGTCGCACCGACGATCGTCAGGTTGCCTTCCGAACGGCCGAGGAATTCCTCGAACAGCAGGCCCAGAAGCTGCAGCGCAACGTCCTTGAACGCCAGCGTCGGCCCGTGGAACAGTTCCAGTACCCACTGCTGCTCGTCAAGCTGCTTGAGCGGGGTGACGGCGTTGTGGGCAAAGCGGCCGTAAGCCTGCGTCGTCAGCTCGAGCAGGCGGTCCTCGGTGAGGCTGCCGGCGACGAAAGGCGCCATGACCTTTGCGGCCAGCTCGGCATAAGGAAGGCCCGCCATCGCCGCGATCTCGTCCGCCGAGAAGCGAGGCCATTCGCGCGGCACGTAAAGGCCGCCGTCCGATGCGAGCCCGGCGAGCGTCGCGCCTTCGAAGTCGAGCGCCGGTGCGCTGCCGCGGGTGCTGATGTATTCCATGGGTTAGCGCGGTTAGCGATGGGCGGGGAAGAATGCAATCTAAGCGTAGGGAAGAAGTAGGTCTGAGGACCTACATGGCCTTTGGGGCCTAGCCCACTTTACTGTCGCCCTAGTGCGTGCAGAGGCCTCGCGCGCTCATTGCCGCCGCAGACCATGAAGTCTCCGGACCTCGGTAGGCGCGCAAACGAAGCTGCGCACATGACCTCGACATTACCGGGGTCTGGGGCGATGGCCCCAGGTCTTCCTACTTCCGCTTCTTCAAAGCCAGAAAGTAGATCACCAAAGCAGTCCCCGCGAAAAGGAACCACTGATACGCATAGGACAGGTGGTTGTTCGGCAGCTCGGCCGGATCGGGACCAGCGTTTGCCTCCAACCCTTCAAGCGGCGGATCGGCCACCAGACGCGGCCCCGGCGCGATCACGCCGGTTACCGTGCCCCCTTTCCAGCTTGGCGTCACCAGCGGCTGCAGCGACCAGCCCAACACGACCAGCGCTTGTCCGCCGCCAGGAAGCGTGCAGCGGACGGTCTGCGCCACGCCCGGCTGATTTGCGGTATTGCGCCCGGCAATGCTGCTGCGTGCGCCTGTCCCCACGCATTCGAGCCGTGCGCGGCGGTAGAGCATGTCCTCGCCTACGCCGGCGCTTGTCCATTCCACGGGCGAGGGGTTGCCCCTGGCGGCGGTATAGTGCGCCAGCAACGCCTCTTTCTGGTGCAGGCGGCGCAGTTGCCAAAAGCCCAGCGCAACCATGAGCGCCACGGCGGCAAGGACAATGATCGTGGCGATAATCGGAATGCGGCGCATTTGGGGTTCCTGCGCTGGAGATGCGAAAAGGGCAGCCGAAGCGTTCTTCGGCTGCCCTTTCGTTAAATTCGGGGTCGATGCATCAGTGCGTCGGGTAACCCCAGCCGCCCCAGATGTAGACGGCAACGAAGAGGAACAACCACACCACGTCGACGAAGTGCCAGTACCATGCAGCGGCTTCGAAGCCGAAGTGCTGGCGCGGCGTGAAGTCGCCGTTGTAGGTCCGCTTCAGGCAGACGATCAGCATGATCGTGCCGACGATCACGTGGAAGCCGTGGAAGCCGGTCGCCATGTAGAAGGCTGAGCCATAGGTGTTGCCACCGAAGCCGAACGGCGCGTGGATGTACTCGTAAGCCTGGATGAACGAGAAGAACACGCCCAGCAGGATGGTGGCCCAAAGACCCTTCTTCAGGCCTTCACGGTCACCGTGGATCAACGAGTGGTGCGCCCAGGTTACCGTGGTGCCCGAGCACAGCAGGATCAGGGTGTTGAGCAGCGGCAGCGAGAAGGGGTCCATGACCGCTTCGATCGCCTTGGGCGGCCATTGTCCGCCAATCGACTCCGCCAGCTCCGAGGGAAACAGCGAGAAGTCGAAGAAGGCCCAGAACCAGCCGACGAAGAACATCACTTCAGAAGCGATGAAAAGAATCATGCCGTAGCGCTGGTGCAGCTGCACCACCGGCGTGTGATCGCCGGCATGAGCTTCGTGGACGATCTTGGAGAACCACATGAACATCGAGGCGAGCAGGATCGCCATGCCGGCCCAGGGCACGAACATGCCGCCGGGCATGTCGTGCATGAACAGGACCATGCCGGTGGTGAACGTGAAGGCGCCCACGGTAGTGGCAAGCGGCGCGATGTCCGGCGGAAGGATATGGTAATCGTGGTTCTTCGTGCCTGCCATGGTACCTTCGTCCCCGTTCATCCAATCTGTCAGCCGTTTGCGCAGCGCTTTGAGCGAAATTTATTACGCAAACGGTTCCCGTGCCGGCCTTAACCGCCCGCTTGGGTTCGGTCCAGTGTCTTTGCATCGCCGCCAGAGTTGTCCTGGGTCGAAGTGACATGGAAAGTGTAGCTCAAGGTGATCTGCTGGACGTCCTTGTTGTCCGGATCGTCCAGAATCGCCGGATCAATGTAATAAAGCACCGGCATGCGCACTTCCTCACCGGGCTTCAGCGTCTGTTCGGTGAAGCAGAAGCACTGGATCTTGTTGAAGTAGCGTGCGGCCTGTTCGGGCTCGACGTTGAAGCTGGCGGTGCCGGTCACCGTCTTGCCCGAGGTGTTTTTGGCCCAGAACAGCGCCATATCGCGCGCGCCGATGGAAACCGTATCAGTGCGCTGTAGCGGCTTGAACTGCCAGGGCATGTTCCGTTCGACATTGGCATCGAAGCGGATCGAGATGGTGCGCCCGCTATCCTTGACTGTGGCGGCCTGCGCCTCATCGGCGCGCTGGGTAGTGCCGCCGTAGCCGGTCGCCTGACAGAACATCCGGTATAGCGGCACCGAGGCATAGCCCAGCCCCAGCATGGCGAGCGCCGCCGACAGCGCCGTCAGCGCAGTCCTGCGATTGCTACGGCGCGGCGTGGGGGGAGCGCTTGCCACCATGTCAGCCCATCTTGGCGATCGAGATGAAGAAGATGAGGATCACGAAAGCGCCCAGGCTCAGCGCCAGCACGCGGTTGCGGCCGCGGCGGATCTGATCGACGCTCTGGGGTACATGCTGCTTGGGCGATTTGGGCATCGTCTGGTTCCGATCAGAGAGGAATGAAGCGGTCGACGACGAGCGCCGCAAACAACGCGAAGAGGTAGAGGATCGAATAGGCGAACATCTGCTTTTCCGGCTTCATCGCATCGTCCGGACCCGTGCGTTCACGCAGGCCAACGCGAATCGCGAAGCCGAGGAACACGCTGGAAAGGACGAGCGCCGAGACGCCGTAGATCGCCCCGGCATGCTCATCACCGGGCAGCCACCAAGGCAACGCGCTGAGCGGCAGCAGCAATATCGCGTAAACAAGGATTTGCCGACGGGTCGATCGTTCGCCCGCGACAACCGGCATCATCGGAATGCCGACCTTGGCGTAATCGGTCTTCACATAGAGCGCCAGCGCCCAGAAATGGGGCGGGGTCCACATGAAGATGATGGCGAAGAGCACCACCGGCATAGCCGAGATGTGGCCGGTGGCCGCCACCCAGCCGATCAGCGGCGGGAACGCGCCGGCACCGCCGCCGATGACAATGTTCTGCGGCGTGCGCGGCTTAAGCCAAATCGTATAGACGACCGCATAGTACACGATCGAGATTGCCAGGATCGCGGCGGCCAGCCAGCTGATCGCAACGCCCATCAGGAACACCGAGGCGGCGCACAGCACGCCGGCGAAATCGCGCGCGGTGGTGCGATCAAGGCGTCCTTGGGGGATCGGGCGCTGCGCGGTGCGCTTCATGCCGGCGTCGATATCGGCCTCCCACCACTGGTTGAGTGCCGCGGCGCCGCCCGCACCCATGGCGATGCACAGGATAGCGGTGAAGCCAAGAACCGGGTGGATATGCTGAGGCGCGGCAAGCAGGCCGCACAGGCCAGTGAAGATGACCAGGCTCATCACCCGCGGCTTGGTCAGTGCGATAAGGTCTCGCCAATCGGCCGGGAGTGGCGGGTTGGCAGCTGCGGCCGCTGGGGTGGGACTCGTCATTGTCATTCGATCATACACCTGCCGGCGCCCTAAAAGCGAGGGGCCTGAATGCAGATGATCCAGGGCAACTCGCATCGAGGCCCTGGATCATTGCTTCGCAGCTCGGCTCCTGAAGAGCCGGGCGGGATCAGTGGTGAGCCGTTTCGCCGATCACGGGAAGCGTCTCGAACTGGTGGAAAGGCGGCGGGCTGGAGAGCGTCCACTCAAGCGTGGTCGCGCCTTCGCCCCAGTAGTTGTCTCCCACCTTCTTGCCGGCGACGTAGGCATAGATGATGTTGACGAACCATACGACCAGGCTGCTCGCCATGACCATGTAGCCGATCGTCGCGATGTGGTTCCAGTATTCGTATGCCTCGGCGTAATCCGGGTAGCGGCGCGGCATGCCCTGCAGACCCAGGAAGTGCATCGGGAAGAAGATCATGTTCACGCCGATGAAGAAGATCACGAAGTGGACATGCGCCAGGAATTCCGAGTGCATCTTGCCGCTCATCTTCGGGAACCAGTAGTAGAACCCTGCGAAGAGCGCGGTCACCGCACCCAGCGACAGCACGTAGTGGAAGTGTGCGACCACATAGTACGTGTCGTGCATCACGTCATCCACGCCGCCGTTCGCCAGCACGACGCCAGTGACGCCGCCCACGGTGAACAGGAAGATGAAGCCCAGCGCCCAGACCATCGGCGACTTGAACTCGACCGAACCGCCCCACATCGTCGCGATCCACGAGAAGATCTTGATGCCGGTGGGCACCGCGATGACCATGGTGGCGGCGGTGAAATACATCTTGGTGTTCACCGACAGGCCGGTTGCATACATGTGGTGCGCCCACACGATGAAGCCGACGACGCCGATGGCGACCATGGCGTAGGCCATGCCGAGGTAGCCAAACACCGGCTTCTTCGAGAAGGTCGAGACGATCTGCGAGATGATGCCGAAGCCGGGCAGAATCATGATGTAGACTTCGGGGTGGCCGAAGAACCAGAACAGGTGCTGGTACAGGATCGGATCGCCGCCGCCGGAAGCGTCGAAGAAGGTGGTGCCGAAGTTGCGGTCGGTCAGCAGCATGGTGATCGCGGCGGCCAGAACCGGCAGCGAGAGCAGCAGCAGGAACGCCGTGACCAGCATCGACCATACGAACAGCGGCATCTTGTGGATGGTCATCCCAGGCGCGCGCATGTTGAGAATGGTGGTGATGAAGTTGATCGCGCCCATGATCGAGCCTGCACCGGCAAGGTGCAGCGCGAAGATGCCGAAATCGACGGCGGGCCCGGGCGAACCGCTGGTCGACAGCGGCGCATAGACGGTCCAGCCGGTGCCAGCGCCGTTACCCGTGCCGCCCGGCACGAACGGCGACACCATCAGCGACAGGAAGCCGGCCACCGTCATCCAGAACGAGATGTTGTTCATGCGCGGGAAGGCCATGTCCGGCGCGCCGATCATGAGCGGCACGAACCAGTTGCCGAAGCCGCCGATCATCGCCGGCATGACCATGAAGAACACCATGATCAGACCGTGCGCAGTGATCAGGACGTTCCAGGTATGCAGCGTCGTGTTGAAGTCGGGGTTCACCGCGCCGAACCAACGGGCGAAGGTATCGAGATACTGGATGCCCGGATGGGCAAGCTCGACGCGCATCATGCCCGAGAAGGCACCGCCCACGATCCCCGCGATGATCGCGAAGATCAGGTACATCGTACCGATGTCCTTGTGGTTGGTGGACATGAACCAGCGGGCGAAGAACGCCGGCTTGTGTTCATGATCGTGATGCCCGTGTTCTTCCGAGTGAGCCTGGAAGTGGTCAGCGGTGGTTGCCATGGTCTGGACCCTGTCCTGAATTTTCTATTATTCGGCTTCGGCGGTTGCGTCGGCGGCGGGAGCCGCTTCGGACGCGTCCGCTACCGGGGCGGGCACCGCAGCAGCGGCTGCCGACTTCTTCTTGCCGGTGTCGATCTCGGCACCGGCGTGGGTCAGGACCCAGGCATTGTATTTGTCGCGCGGCAGGGCCTCGACGGCGATCGGCATGTACCCATGCTTCGCACCGCACAGTTCCGAGCACTGGCCATAATAGACGCCCGGCTTTTCGACCACGAGGACCTTCTCGTTGATGCGGCCAGGCACGGCGTCCAGCTTGAACCACAGTGAAGGCACGGCGAACGAGTGGATCACGTCGGCTGCGGTAATCTGGAGACGGATGGGTTCACCCACCGGCACGACCATGCGGTTGTCGACTTCGAGGTGCGAGGGGCCGTCCCAAGGCTTGGAGCCGACTTCGCGTACGCCGTTGTTGATGGTCGGCGCGCCGGGGACGTTCAGCATGTTCGAGATAACCTCGAAGTCGCCGTTGTCCGGGTAGCCGTAAGTCCAGAACCACTGGTTGCCGGTGACCTTGATGGTCAGCGCGCCTTCGGGGGCGGGCTTGTACTGCTTGGCGATCAGGTCGATCGAGGGGACCGCGATGCCGATCAGGATCAGCACCGGAACCAGCGTCCACACGACTTCGAGGATCGTGTTATGGCTGGTCTTCGAGGCGACCGGGTTGCGGCGGCGGTTGAACCGCACCGCGATGACCGCCAGCAAAATCAGCACCAGCACGCAGATGGCGGTGATGATCGGCATCAGGATGATGTTGTGGATCCACTCACCATATTCGCCGGTCTTGGAGAACTGGGTCTGCAGCCCGTAGGCGCCGTCGATCGGCATGCCGATGCCTTCGACCGGCTTCATCGGGGTGTAGCTGCCCGCACCGGAAGCCATGGCGGCTCCCTGCGCGGCGCCGGTGGCGATGGCGGACGGCGCAGCGGGCGCATCCTGCGCAAAAGCGGGAACAACGGCGGTCAGGGCAGCGACGGCGGATATCCCGAGGGCTCCGATCGTCTGCCCCAGGCCATGAGAAATTTTGCCGAATGCCATGGTTTTTTGCGCTTCCACTTCCTTCGAACGCGCGATCCGGCTTGCCCCGTCCCACGCGCACCCCTGTTATGGAGGCGTTCGCCCCCTTTGGGCCGGGCTATACGCGCGCTTGCCGCGTGTCTCAAGCGCCTCTAGGGGAATTTTTGACGCAAGGCGCAGTGTAACTGTGCCAGATCAATAAAAATCGCACCAAGGGTAACGTCCGTAATGCTCGAAGAAGAGGTCCTCGCCGAGTTCCGTGCCAGCAAGGCTTTGCTGGAAGGTCACTTCCTGCTTTCCTCCGGCCGTCATAGCGCACACTATCTGCAATGCGCGCGAGTACTGATGAATCCCGACCGCGCAGCAAGGCTTGCCGTGGCAATTGCCGCCAAGCTGCCGCACGACATCCGCAGGCAGATCGCCAAAGTCGTCTCCCCGGCGATGGGCGGCGTCATCATCGGCCAGGAGATGGGCCGTGCGCTTCAGGTCGACGCGATGTTCGTCGAGCGCCCCACCGGCACTTTCGAACTGCGCCGCGGTTTCTCGCTGGAACCGGGCGACAAGGTGCTGATGGTGGAAGACGTGGTGACCACGGGCCTCTCCAGCCGCGAAGCCATCAAGGCGATCGAGGAAGCTGGCGGCGTGGTCATCGCCGCGGCCTCGCTGGTTGACCGTTCGGCCGGGTCGGTAGACCTTGGCGTGCCGTTCTTCCCGCTCGTCGCGCTCAACTTCCCGACGTATGCGCCGGACGAACTGCCGCCCGAACTCGCTTCCAGCCCGGCTATCAAGCCCGGCAGCCGGGCACAGGCCTGATCCTTCCTTCGCCGCGCTCAGGATGAGCGGACCCCAAGTTCAGGATGAACGGATGAACGTGCACAACCCTTCGCGGCTTCGCCTCGGCGTCAACATCGACCACGTCGCGACGATCCGAAACGCGCGCGGCGGGATGCATCCCGATCCCGCGCGCGCCGCGCAGATCGTGGCGCAGGCGGGCGGCGACGGCATCACCGTGCACCTGCGCGAAGATCGCCGTCACATCCGCGACGAAGACCTGTTCCGGGTGTTCGAGGCGACCGGCCTGCCCATCAATCTGGAAATGGCCGCGACCGATGAAATGCTGGAGATCGCGCTGCGCCACGCGCCGCACGCCGCCTGCATCGTGCCCGAACGGCGCGAGGAGCGCACGACGGAAGGCGGCCTCGACGCCGCCGGCCAGCACAACCGCCTCGCCCCCATCGTCGCCCGGCTGACCGACGCTGGCATCCGCGTCAGCCTGTTCATCGCCCCCGAGCCGCGCCAGATCGAAGCGGCGATGAAGCTGGGAGCGCCGGTCGTTGAATTCCACACCGGCGAATATGCCCATGCCGAAGGCGAACAGGTCCAGCTCGAACTGCGCCGGATCGTCGACATGGCCGCGCTTGCCGCGAAGAACGGCATCGAGCCGCATGCCGGGCATGGCCTGACTTACGACAATGTTCAGCCCATCGCGGCGATTCCGCAACTGGCGGAACTCAACATCGGACACTACCTCATCGGCGAGGCGATCTTCTGCGGGCTGGACGTCAGCGTGAAGAAGATGCGCGCGCTGATGGACGAGGTGCGGTGATGGAAAAGACGGCGGTGGAAGCTCCGGCAACGGCAGGCGCGGCATGATCATCGGGCTCGGTTCTGACTTGTGCAACATCGAGCGAATCCAGAATTCGCTCGACCGCTTCGGCGACCGGTTCCTCAATCGCGTGTTCACCGAGGTCGAGCGTGCCAAGGCAGCCCGCCGCCCGCATACCATAGCCGGCACGCTGGCCAAGCGCTTCGCCGCGAAGGAGGCCTTCTCCAAGGCGGTTGGAACCGGCTTCAAGGCCGGCGTGTTCATGAAGGACATCGGCGTCGTCAACGCAAAGTCCGGTGCGCCTACCCTGGAGCTTACCGGCGGTGCGAAGAAACGGCTCGATTCGTTGATTCCCGAGGGCCACGAAGCCGTGGTTCACCTGACGCTCACCGACGACCACCCATGGGCACAGGCCTTCGTCATCATCGAAGCCCGTCCGGTTACCCCGATCAGCGCCTGAAGCCGAGTTCCTCCGCGACCATGACCAACCAGACCGCCCTTCCCGGCAGCAAAACCCTGATCCCGCCGGCTGAAGAAAAGAAGCCGACAGCGCCAGCCACTAATTGGGTGCAGGAACTGCGCGGCCTGGCTTTCATGTTGCTGGGGGTGCTCGCGTTCCATTCGTTCATCGCCAAGCCGTTCTACATCCCGTCGATCTCGATGATGCCAGGACTGCTCGTGGGCGACCGGCTGGTGGTATCGAAGTACCCCTATGGCTGGAACTGGTCGTCGCTCAGCTTTCACCTGCTACCGCGCGCGCCATGGCGGATCCTGGGGCAGACCCCGCAATACGGCGATGTCGTCATCGTCGTGCCGGGCAACCGCAAGGCGGACCTCATCAAGCGCGTGGTCGCCCTGCCGGGGGACCGGATTGCCGTGATCGACGGGCGCATCCGCCTAAACGGCAAATTCATCGAGCGCGAGATCGAACCGCCAGTACAGATCGCAGCCGATGACAAGCTCACCTGCGAAGGCCAGGAGCCCGGCCATTGCTATGATGGTTTCGGCCAGTACCGCACCCGCCTGCCCAGCGGCCGCGAGGTTTACGAATTGCCGACCTACCGTGAAACCCTGCCCAACGGCGCGAGTTATCAGGTGATCGACTATATCGACCAGGACCTCGACAATTATGCGGAGATCACCTTGCCCGAAGACCATGTCTTCCTGATGGGCGACGACCGTGACCGTTCGGCCGACAGCCGCGCGCCGTTTTATGTCAACAGCCGGGGCGAGCCTGACGGCGGCCTGGGTGGTCCTGTTCCGCTGTCGAACATCGGCGGGCGGGCGGAATTCATCACTTTCTCTCTCGACGGCACCCAAGGCTGGAATCCGCTGACCTGGTGGAGCGCCATGCGCGATGGCCGTGCCTTCACCAGCCTGCGCCCCCGCATCGACGCGGCCAAGTGACGGCGGCCGAAACCGAAGCCGAAGACCTCGCGCCCCGGCGCGCGGGGCCGACCGACATCGCCGACCCGCTGATCCGGCACGAGGCCCGCAAGGCTTTCGTGTGGATCGGCATGGTCGCGCTTTTCGCGCTGGGCGTGTTCCTTTCGCAATCGCTGCTGGTCATCTTCGGCGGCGTGGTCTTCGCAGCGCTGATCGACGGCGGTGCGCGGATGATCGGCAGGGTGCTGCCGATCGGGCGGGGCTGGCGCGTTGCGATGGTGCTGGTGGCATCGCTGCTGTTCCTGTTCTGGCTGGGCCGCTTCGCCGGTAGCCAGATCACGCAGCAGGCGGCCGAACTTCCCGACACCATCGAAAGCCAGTTCCATCGCGGCCTCGCCTGGCTGCAACAGCACGGCATGGAAGTGCGAGTGCGCGACGTACGCTCGATCGCGCAGGAGGCCATGGGCGGCATCAGCCAGGTCACCGCCGTGCTGGGCGGCCTGTTCGGGGCCCTCACCACGCTGTTCCTGATCCTGGTGCTGGGCATCTACATGGCAATGGAGCCGCGCCTCTATCGCCGGGGAGTAGGCTGGATGCTGCCGGTGGACCGGCGCGTCCACTTCGAGGCGACTGCGCAGGTCATGGGCCGCGCCCTGCGCCGCCTGCTTCTGGGCCGCGTCATCGGCATGACCGTTGAGGGCCTTTTCACCTGGTGCATGCTGCAATTCTACGGCGTGCCGATGGCCGCATTGCTGGGCCTTATCACCGCCCTACTAGCGTTCCTGCCCAACATCGGCGCGCCGATCTCGGGAGCGATCATGGTCATGGTCGGCTTCTCGGTCAGCGCCGAAATGGGGATATACACGATCTTCGTCTACGTGCTGATCCACTTGATCGATGGCTACCTGATCGTACCCTACATCGCCCGCAAGACGGTTGACCTGCCGCCCGCGCTGGTGCTGGCTGCACAGCTTATCATGGGCGTCCTGTTCGGCCTGCTGGGCCTTGCTCTCGCCGATCCGCTGGTGGCGATGATCAAGATCTGGCTTGAGCGCGAGGCGGCCCGCAACGGCGGTGAGCCAGCCGAAAAACTGGCGAACGTGGAGCATTCCTGACGCCATGGCGCGCAAATTCCTGTATTTGATAGCAGGCGTCACCGTCCTGTTGCTGGCGCTGTTGCTTGCCCTGCGCCTGTGGTCGGAGGACCTGACTGAGATGGCTTTCGTGCCCGGCGTCTCCTTCGCCGGACAGCAGGCCCTGCCTCCCGAATCCTGGGAGAACCCGGCGATGTGGGCGGCGCGCCCCGGCCTCAAGGACGATCCATCGTCATGGCTTCCTCCCGGCGTTACGGCGCCGGAACAGAAGCTGCCGGTCGCCGTGTTCTTCGTCCATCCCACCAGCTATGTCGCGCGCGATGCCTGGAACGGCTCGCTGGACGATGCCACCAGCCGCCAGCGCACAGCGCTGTTCGTGAAGGGCATGGCCAGCCCCTTCAACGAGGCCGAGGCGCTCTGGGCTCCGCGCTATCGCCAGGCGGCGATTGGCGCCTTCCTCACCGCCAGACCCGAGGCGGCACAAGCGCTTGACCTCGCGTATGGCGACGTCCTTGCCGCCTTCGAGATCTTCACCCGGCACCTGCCCGAAGGCCAGCCCATTGCGCTGGCCGGGCACAGCCAAGGCGCATTCCTGCTGCGCCGCCTCCTACGCGACCGCGTCGCCGGCACCCCGCTTGCAAAGCGCCTGGTTGGGGCCTGGGTGATTGGCTGGCCGGTCTCGATGGAACACGACCTGCCGAAAATGGGCCTGCCCGCCTGCGAACGGGCCGATCAGGCTGGCTGTGTGGTCAGCTGGCTCTCGGTCGCCGATCCGGCTGATACCGAGATGCTGGTGAAGGCCTATGCCCGCCGCACCGGACTGGACGGCAAGTCCGTAGCCGGCAGCGCGTTCCTGTGCACAAATCCCCTCACCGGGACGCCGGGCACAAGTTCGGATGACGGTGCGAACCTGGGCACGCTCGTCCCCGATTTCGCGACAAGCGGCGGTACGCTGGCTGCCCAGGTGGTGCCTGCTGCCTGCGGCCCCGATAATTTCCTCCACATCGGCCCGCCGCCCAAGCTCGACCTTGGGCCTTACGTGCTTCCCGGAAACAACTACCACCTCTATGACGTGACGCTGTTCTGGGCCAATCTGAGGGCCGATTTCGAAAGGCGCGTCGCAGCATGGCAGAAGACACAGGCGCAAAAGTGACCGCAGCGGTCACCACCAGCGCACTGGATTTCCGGGCCGAGCTGCCCCAGGCCGGCGCCCTGCTCGCCTTGGACCTTGGGACGCAGACCATCGGCACCGCGTTCT
The DNA window shown above is from Novosphingobium sp. P6W and carries:
- a CDS encoding SURF1 family protein, with the translated sequence MRRIPIIATIIVLAAVALMVALGFWQLRRLHQKEALLAHYTAARGNPSPVEWTSAGVGEDMLYRRARLECVGTGARSSIAGRNTANQPGVAQTVRCTLPGGGQALVVLGWSLQPLVTPSWKGGTVTGVIAPGPRLVADPPLEGLEANAGPDPAELPNNHLSYAYQWFLFAGTALVIYFLALKKRK
- a CDS encoding cytochrome c oxidase subunit 3 is translated as MAGTKNHDYHILPPDIAPLATTVGAFTFTTGMVLFMHDMPGGMFVPWAGMAILLASMFMWFSKIVHEAHAGDHTPVVQLHQRYGMILFIASEVMFFVGWFWAFFDFSLFPSELAESIGGQWPPKAIEAVMDPFSLPLLNTLILLCSGTTVTWAHHSLIHGDREGLKKGLWATILLGVFFSFIQAYEYIHAPFGFGGNTYGSAFYMATGFHGFHVIVGTIMLIVCLKRTYNGDFTPRQHFGFEAAAWYWHFVDVVWLFLFVAVYIWGGWGYPTH
- a CDS encoding cytochrome c oxidase assembly protein codes for the protein MVASAPPTPRRSNRRTALTALSAALAMLGLGYASVPLYRMFCQATGYGGTTQRADEAQAATVKDSGRTISIRFDANVERNMPWQFKPLQRTDTVSIGARDMALFWAKNTSGKTVTGTASFNVEPEQAARYFNKIQCFCFTEQTLKPGEEVRMPVLYYIDPAILDDPDNKDVQQITLSYTFHVTSTQDNSGGDAKTLDRTQAGG
- a CDS encoding heme o synthase, which gives rise to MTMTSPTPAAAAANPPLPADWRDLIALTKPRVMSLVIFTGLCGLLAAPQHIHPVLGFTAILCIAMGAGGAAALNQWWEADIDAGMKRTAQRPIPQGRLDRTTARDFAGVLCAASVFLMGVAISWLAAAILAISIVYYAVVYTIWLKPRTPQNIVIGGGAGAFPPLIGWVAATGHISAMPVVLFAIIFMWTPPHFWALALYVKTDYAKVGIPMMPVVAGERSTRRQILVYAILLLPLSALPWWLPGDEHAGAIYGVSALVLSSVFLGFAIRVGLRERTGPDDAMKPEKQMFAYSILYLFALFAALVVDRFIPL
- the ctaD gene encoding cytochrome c oxidase subunit I; the encoded protein is MATTADHFQAHSEEHGHHDHEHKPAFFARWFMSTNHKDIGTMYLIFAIIAGIVGGAFSGMMRVELAHPGIQYLDTFARWFGAVNPDFNTTLHTWNVLITAHGLIMVFFMVMPAMIGGFGNWFVPLMIGAPDMAFPRMNNISFWMTVAGFLSLMVSPFVPGGTGNGAGTGWTVYAPLSTSGSPGPAVDFGIFALHLAGAGSIMGAINFITTILNMRAPGMTIHKMPLFVWSMLVTAFLLLLSLPVLAAAITMLLTDRNFGTTFFDASGGGDPILYQHLFWFFGHPEVYIMILPGFGIISQIVSTFSKKPVFGYLGMAYAMVAIGVVGFIVWAHHMYATGLSVNTKMYFTAATMVIAVPTGIKIFSWIATMWGGSVEFKSPMVWALGFIFLFTVGGVTGVVLANGGVDDVMHDTYYVVAHFHYVLSLGAVTALFAGFYYWFPKMSGKMHSEFLAHVHFVIFFIGVNMIFFPMHFLGLQGMPRRYPDYAEAYEYWNHIATIGYMVMASSLVVWFVNIIYAYVAGKKVGDNYWGEGATTLEWTLSSPPPFHQFETLPVIGETAHH
- the coxB gene encoding cytochrome c oxidase subunit II; the encoded protein is MAFGKISHGLGQTIGALGISAVAALTAVVPAFAQDAPAAPSAIATGAAQGAAMASGAGSYTPMKPVEGIGMPIDGAYGLQTQFSKTGEYGEWIHNIILMPIITAICVLVLILLAVIAVRFNRRRNPVASKTSHNTILEVVWTLVPVLILIGIAVPSIDLIAKQYKPAPEGALTIKVTGNQWFWTYGYPDNGDFEVISNMLNVPGAPTINNGVREVGSKPWDGPSHLEVDNRMVVPVGEPIRLQITAADVIHSFAVPSLWFKLDAVPGRINEKVLVVEKPGVYYGQCSELCGAKHGYMPIAVEALPRDKYNAWVLTHAGAEIDTGKKKSAAAAAVPAPVADASEAAPAADATAEAE
- the pyrE gene encoding orotate phosphoribosyltransferase encodes the protein MLEEEVLAEFRASKALLEGHFLLSSGRHSAHYLQCARVLMNPDRAARLAVAIAAKLPHDIRRQIAKVVSPAMGGVIIGQEMGRALQVDAMFVERPTGTFELRRGFSLEPGDKVLMVEDVVTTGLSSREAIKAIEEAGGVVIAAASLVDRSAGSVDLGVPFFPLVALNFPTYAPDELPPELASSPAIKPGSRAQA
- a CDS encoding pyridoxine 5'-phosphate synthase; protein product: MNVHNPSRLRLGVNIDHVATIRNARGGMHPDPARAAQIVAQAGGDGITVHLREDRRHIRDEDLFRVFEATGLPINLEMAATDEMLEIALRHAPHAACIVPERREERTTEGGLDAAGQHNRLAPIVARLTDAGIRVSLFIAPEPRQIEAAMKLGAPVVEFHTGEYAHAEGEQVQLELRRIVDMAALAAKNGIEPHAGHGLTYDNVQPIAAIPQLAELNIGHYLIGEAIFCGLDVSVKKMRALMDEVR
- the acpS gene encoding holo-ACP synthase, with the protein product MIIGLGSDLCNIERIQNSLDRFGDRFLNRVFTEVERAKAARRPHTIAGTLAKRFAAKEAFSKAVGTGFKAGVFMKDIGVVNAKSGAPTLELTGGAKKRLDSLIPEGHEAVVHLTLTDDHPWAQAFVIIEARPVTPISA
- the lepB gene encoding signal peptidase I, which translates into the protein MTNQTALPGSKTLIPPAEEKKPTAPATNWVQELRGLAFMLLGVLAFHSFIAKPFYIPSISMMPGLLVGDRLVVSKYPYGWNWSSLSFHLLPRAPWRILGQTPQYGDVVIVVPGNRKADLIKRVVALPGDRIAVIDGRIRLNGKFIEREIEPPVQIAADDKLTCEGQEPGHCYDGFGQYRTRLPSGREVYELPTYRETLPNGASYQVIDYIDQDLDNYAEITLPEDHVFLMGDDRDRSADSRAPFYVNSRGEPDGGLGGPVPLSNIGGRAEFITFSLDGTQGWNPLTWWSAMRDGRAFTSLRPRIDAAK
- a CDS encoding AI-2E family transporter, which produces MTAAETEAEDLAPRRAGPTDIADPLIRHEARKAFVWIGMVALFALGVFLSQSLLVIFGGVVFAALIDGGARMIGRVLPIGRGWRVAMVLVASLLFLFWLGRFAGSQITQQAAELPDTIESQFHRGLAWLQQHGMEVRVRDVRSIAQEAMGGISQVTAVLGGLFGALTTLFLILVLGIYMAMEPRLYRRGVGWMLPVDRRVHFEATAQVMGRALRRLLLGRVIGMTVEGLFTWCMLQFYGVPMAALLGLITALLAFLPNIGAPISGAIMVMVGFSVSAEMGIYTIFVYVLIHLIDGYLIVPYIARKTVDLPPALVLAAQLIMGVLFGLLGLALADPLVAMIKIWLEREAARNGGEPAEKLANVEHS